A single Dermacentor variabilis isolate Ectoservices chromosome 9, ASM5094787v1, whole genome shotgun sequence DNA region contains:
- the LOC142558216 gene encoding regucalcin-like isoform X2, which yields MPGLRVRVASKRRCQIGEGPHWDEKAQALLYVDCYAGCVSRLDPETHEDIDTIHFEGTIPFAIPLANHHHKIVIGHNHYVKLTDMKKRHEELIAMVETENAGTRLNDAKCDAAGRLWTGTMAIDKKPMNVEPEQGSMYSIEKKHIRKHIERITLPNGIAWTADNKKMFFVDSVPGKLYVYDFDLAKGDISTLVQKVKIPTQLVTSLCFGGPRYEDLFVTSGFIGLSRDQLQSQPDAGAIFKISGIPGTKGLPPNCFAM from the exons ATGCCGGGCTTACGGGTTCGCGTGGCGTCCAAGCGGCGCTGCCAGATCGGCGAGGGCCCACACTGGGACGAGAAGGCTCAGGCGCTGCTGTACGTGGACTGCTACGCCGGCTGCGTGAGCCGGCTTGACCCCGAGACCCACGAAGACATCGACACCATACACTTCG AGGGTACGATCCCGTTCGCGATCCCGCTGGCGAACCACCACCACAAGATTGTCATCGGACACAACCACTATGTCAAATTGACGGACATGAAGAAGCGTCACGAGGAGCTGATCGCCATGGTGGAGACCGAGAACGCGGGCACCCGGCTCAACGACGCCAAGTGTGACGCCGCCGGGCGACTCTGGACGG GCACCATGGCCATCGACAAGAAGCCGATGAACGTGGAACCGGAGCAAGGTTCGATGTACAGCATAGAGAAGAAGCACATTCGTAAGCATATCGAGCGCATCACGCTGCCCAACGGCATCGCCTGGACGGCCGACAACAAAAAGATGTTCTTCGTCGACTCGGTGCCCGGCAAGCTGTACGTCTACGACTTCGACCTTGCGAAGGGAGACATCA GCACCTTGGTGCAGAAGGTGAAGATACCCACGCAGCTCGTGACTTCGCTGTGCTTCGGCGGCCCGCGCTACGAGGACCTCTTCGTCACTTCAGGCTTCATCGGACTCAGCCGCGACCAGCTACAGAGTCAGCCGGACGCAGGCGCCATCTTCAAGATATCCGGCATACCGGGAACCAAGGGCCTACcgcccaactgcttcgcgatgTAA
- the LOC142558216 gene encoding regucalcin-like isoform X1: MPGLRVRVASKRRCQIGEGPHWDEKAQALLYVDCYAGCVSRLDPETHEDIDTIHFEGTIPFAIPLANHHHKIVIGHNHYVKLTDMKKRHEELIAMVETENAGTRLNDAKCDAAGRLWTGTMAIDKKPMNVEPEQGSMYSIEKKHIRKHIERITLPNGIAWTADNKKMFFVDSVPGKLYVYDFDLAKGDISNQKVVADFNNPNFAELAYPDGITIDQTDKLWVACYNGGHVVKIDPVTGTLVQKVKIPTQLVTSLCFGGPRYEDLFVTSGFIGLSRDQLQSQPDAGAIFKISGIPGTKGLPPNCFAM; encoded by the exons ATGCCGGGCTTACGGGTTCGCGTGGCGTCCAAGCGGCGCTGCCAGATCGGCGAGGGCCCACACTGGGACGAGAAGGCTCAGGCGCTGCTGTACGTGGACTGCTACGCCGGCTGCGTGAGCCGGCTTGACCCCGAGACCCACGAAGACATCGACACCATACACTTCG AGGGTACGATCCCGTTCGCGATCCCGCTGGCGAACCACCACCACAAGATTGTCATCGGACACAACCACTATGTCAAATTGACGGACATGAAGAAGCGTCACGAGGAGCTGATCGCCATGGTGGAGACCGAGAACGCGGGCACCCGGCTCAACGACGCCAAGTGTGACGCCGCCGGGCGACTCTGGACGG GCACCATGGCCATCGACAAGAAGCCGATGAACGTGGAACCGGAGCAAGGTTCGATGTACAGCATAGAGAAGAAGCACATTCGTAAGCATATCGAGCGCATCACGCTGCCCAACGGCATCGCCTGGACGGCCGACAACAAAAAGATGTTCTTCGTCGACTCGGTGCCCGGCAAGCTGTACGTCTACGACTTCGACCTTGCGAAGGGAGACATCA GCAACCAGAAGGTGGTGGCAGACTTCAACAATCCAAATTTCGCCGAGCTCGCGTACCCGGACGGAATCACGATCGACCAGACGGATAAGCTTTGGGTCGCCTGCTACAACGGCGGTCACGTGGTCAAGATCGACCCCGTCACCG GCACCTTGGTGCAGAAGGTGAAGATACCCACGCAGCTCGTGACTTCGCTGTGCTTCGGCGGCCCGCGCTACGAGGACCTCTTCGTCACTTCAGGCTTCATCGGACTCAGCCGCGACCAGCTACAGAGTCAGCCGGACGCAGGCGCCATCTTCAAGATATCCGGCATACCGGGAACCAAGGGCCTACcgcccaactgcttcgcgatgTAA